The segment GGGGATATACgagtatataaaaacacagcaaTACAAATATGGCGATAATacgtatataaaatataagctAAGATAGACTAACATGAGAAATGCATTTCTTCTAGTTTTTTACTGGGACATATACCGACTTTTATAAGAGGAACGACATCGGAAAACGTCATACACGAATTATTTCTGAAATGGTAAGAGTTGAAAACTTCTCGTTGTCTTTGCGCCTGCATTATTTGTGGGACTTTGTTAATTGAAAGAAAATGCACCTTATGCGTAACTATTTTACGTGTTTGGCATGTGTTCTCTTTCTAAATTTATTGGCAAATCgaaaaatgctttcaatgaaGCATAAAAGTAATATTTACTTTCAGTTAATATGTATGACTAACATACAGTGACCCCCACATGAAGAATAACATAGcctactgttttatttattattgtaaatagtaGTATAGAGTATTATAGTAAATGGTATATTATAGAATAGTATTTGTAGTGTTGGATATAGATAAAACATGTGGTATAGGATTTAGGCTACACCagtaaggtttaaaaacacttgGGATTTTGTTTACTAACAAACAAGACTACTGTAATTATTTGAATGTGTACATGCATTAATTTGGATAAATCAGGGgttgatttaaaatattctactgtcattttattttatgttgcacAACATTTTGGTTATATTTTTGGTCATAGTACTGCTGGATGACCTTTTGTCATGGTGGACTTTGCAGTCAGGTTCAAAGGAATAGTTTGGCCCAGAATTAATTTTAATGTCTCTTTCCATCCTAGGTGTTTAATTTGTCAGCCGGACAGATTTTGAGTAATTTTATGTCCTGTCTCTGCCAAGCCTAGAAAGGGTATTGGATAgtgcacaatattttttatttttagtaaataaTTGATCAAAATTATTCTTTTTAGACTGCTGGGTTTGTTGAATGCAtgaatgtttgtcattttgttcTACTGTGTGCGGTTAAAGTATATGTAGTGGTGTGTAAGTTGTTTATAGTTCTCTCACCTCTCTCGCACATATACAcacttaaaggtgcagtgtgtgaAATTGTGCGccatctagaggtgaggttgtgaactgcaaccaatggctcactgcacccctccctttcgaagcattaTGGCGGTTGAGAagggactaagatgtcgtcacattttcgctaTTTTGCTATTTATCAAGGAAATAACAAACCTACGAAGCATTTTGTTTAGAGCAGtctgtccgtttagggctactgtagttacaacatggcgaattccatttAAGGGGTCCTGCGGTGTAtgtaaatagctcattctaaggtaatcaaaacaatgcttcattatgtaaggtctttacacctttgaacacatagttatataatattgcatttctgtcaatagatcctcaaaaaaatgacattacaaaatacagtaaatatcaGTTGATAGGTAGATAGACCGACACAAATGTTTATAAGTGGTCAAGGTAAGAACTGATAGGTCGTCTAAcaatatgtttgtgttcatgttttgaAGGGCAGAAAAATATGGTCCTGTCTACAGAATTAACAGCTTGCATTTAGTTGTGGTCGTGATCTATTGCCCGGAGACTACAAAGGTGAATATTTTAATCTCATTTACACACATAATCAGGCCAAATAACTAATCAAATCTCTTTCTGCTTATATAAGACAGTATTGATGTCACCGAAGTACCCCAAAGATCCCACTGTCTACGATCAACTCTTTTACTTGTTTGGAAAAAGGTGAGAATTTCACTGTACCTTCATCCAAACTGTAATGAATTTGTGTCATCGCTTTTTACCCATTTCAATGTTTTACTCTTTTCAGTCCTATTTCTAATGATGACCCTATTATATTATAGCTGACAGAATGTTCAATTGGATTTGGAGGGTTCTCTGTTTGTGAAATATCAAATTGTGATATGAAGCAAACAGTAGCTTGATGATGTGCTATTCACGGGTTCCTACACAATCATCAGAGCAGTGTCGCTATTTTTAGGATGAAAGGATTTCCTTTTCTTGTGTTTGAAGAACcaaatttgttttgtgtttgtattcaaTTCAGCCACATTTTAAAGCTGGTTGAATTGTATGTAAAagcatgtaaaaaatattaaaaagtatgaTGAAATGACTTGCAAATCATATGTTTAAAGTGGatacattttgaatgtgaatgtaCTAAGGGATTTGGTTTTCCAGTAATGAAATAAGGCACATCATTCCAAATCTTCTCAGGTTCCTGGGAAATGGACTTGTGACGTGTGTAGATCATGATGTCTGGTACAGGCAACGGCGCATTATGGATCCAGCCTTTAGCAGCTCGTGAGTCAAATACACAACATGTATGGAATAGGACACTGAAAACCTGAAAGTTGATGATATTTTATTCAACAGATACCTGCGAGGCCTTATGGGCACGTTTAATGAGATGTCAGAACGCCTCATGGACAAACTGCAGGAAACGGCAGACACGAAAACACCTGTCATCATGCACGATTTGGTCAACTGTGTCACACTCGACGTCATTGCCATGGTTTCAAACTCCTTTCCTTTAATTCCTGTTGATTTTAATCAGATCATCAAGCATctattgaaaagaaaaaaaaaacaattttctcTGTAATTCCCTTTAATTGTAttccagaaataaaaaaaagtctgaTCATCTATTGCTTGGTTTATTatttaagtgtgtttttatcCACAGGTGGCTTTTGGTGTTGATTTAAACTTGTTAAAGAATACTGACTCCCCCTTCCAGACTGCTATAGAGCTGTGTTTAAAAGGCATGGTATATTATCTCAGAGACCCTTTTTTCAAggttggatttttttattctcaagACACATACTGTTCGTCATCTATTATTACAGTTATTACAGTCTTTAACATTTGTGAAACTTCAGCTTAACCCCAAGAACTGGAAGACGGTACAACAAATAAAAGATGCAGCTGAACTCTTGCGTGCAACAGGAGAGAAATGGATACAAAACAGGAAGACAGCAGTGGAAAATGGTGAAGACGTCCCAAAGACATCCTCACTCAAATTCTCAAGACAGCAGGTATGCAGGTCGTATTTGACTGTGACTTTAAACGTCATTAAAGTCAACATctaacagtttttatttttgctgaaGAGGAGGAAAAAGCAAACAACTCGGAAGATCATGAGCTGATGCTGGACAATTTTGTCACTTTCTTTATAGCGGGTGAGTTACTGTGatgtctgtgttgtgttcatAAACTTCAGCAGTTACAACCAACTTTCTCTGCAGGGCAAGAGACAACAGCCAATCAGCTCTCGTTTGCAATTATGGAATTAGGACGACACCCTGAGATATATAAACGgtaaaacacatacatttttcatgttaaatgaatgtgtggTTCTACCAGTCTGTTATTACCGTGttgcatttcttttatttcccAGAGCTAAAGCAGAAGTGGATGAAGTGCTCGGAACGAAACGTGAAATTGTATATGAAGACCTGGGAAAATTCAGTTACCTGTCTCAGGTCGGTCTATTGACACCTACAGTACTTTAGTAAACACTTCAGTCAAGAAGACTGTTGATTGCTCATGGTGTTATTGACTCTTTGCAGGTGTTGAAGGAAACACTGCGTTTGTACCCCACTGCTCCTGGAACATCTCGCTGGCTGCCTGATGACATCATTATAAATGGACTGAAAGTGCCAGGAGGATGTGCTGCTCTTGTGAGTATTCTCCACATAGAGTAAAGGTCTTTACACATACAGTCAGACATTTTCGTATTTGGTGCTCGTTTGTACAGTGTCCCTGAATTGTCAAACCcagtttaattttttatgaCGGATGCAAAAATCGGAGGCAATGTGTAAATGTCAACAACGTGaggtcatttatttttttaacttgcaGAAATGTAtacgcaaatttcggactcaatgtgcaatggcctcAGTTTGAGTAATTCAGTTTTCTCAATATGTTCCACACTATCAAGTTTGGAgagttaaatatatgtaaatgtggCCTTTATCTCCAAAATTGTTAACTACTGCTGACTTTTTTCAAACAGTTCAGTTCTTATGTCTCCGGAAGATTGGAAAAGTTTTTCAAAGATCCGCTGAAGTTTGATCCAGAGAGATTTGATGTGAATGCCCCAAAGTAAGTCATTTAACCAACAAGATCCTTTATGTTCTTTGCCATTTGCCAACTCAAATCATCTGCTGTGAGCACTGTTTAGTCAACTAATGTTTATCATatgttttcttcctttttttttataaggCCTTATTACTGCTACTACCCATTTGCTCTTGGACCGCGTTCTTGTCTTGGGCAGGGCCTCGCACAggtgataaaacataaacagacaaTTGAACTTTGTTCGCAGTGACATAATTTGTCAACTTTCACATCATTGTAATggtcttctgttgtgtttcagaTGGAGGCAAAAGTTGTGCTCGCCAAACTGCTTCAGAGGTTTGAGTTCAGCCTGGTTCCTGGACAGTCTTTTGACATTAAAGACACCGGAACTCTGCGGCCGCAAAGTGGAGTTATCTGTACCATTAAACACTGCAGACAGGACGTGTTCTAGACTCTTGATTTCTagacttttttgtattttgtactgATCAGTCTGTTGTTGTGTACTACATGTTTAATATTCCAAATGCACTTTCCTATTGATTGAATAATGTTTGCCAcataattaaattgtttttgtgcAGATATTGTGACCTTTCCTATGTCCTTTGTCCATGTGTGTCAAGTCCATCAATGCATAAAGATGGTCCAGATATACTTACGCAGGTGTCCAATGCAATGGAAGTTATGATACTAGTGTGAAGTTAAGCCTGTAGCCATAACAACagtaaagataaataaataattgtaacacTGCAATAAGCTGTTATTTGTTAAGAATGCGGTAACTAACATGTACTAACAATACATaatatagtttttcagcatgATTTAAgtcttgttaatgttagttaatgtcaatacaataaCTCATGTTAGTTCCTGATGTAGAAGAGTCTATTGGCAAAAAGGGAAAGTGATACAAGCTATTTCTGTATGTCCCTCGTGTAGTCTTAACCTAGAGCTGTataaacaataacataaaaGGATCATCTGAaactctttatttaatattgttaaagGCTGCATTTACATCCATTGTTGGccacaaaaagtttttttccctGCTTAAAATAAGCCCTGTCCAAAACATGATAGAAGATGTAATAGATTTAATGAGATTTGTATTGGGtcttaatggaaactataatggtatTTTCTGATATACGATCCATACTATTGGTGGGGTGTTGAAATAGGGCCCAAACACACTTCAAAAGGAATTTTGCaatggttttaatgaaaacccCTAGTTGttcataatgatattttaagaggggttttattgttttttccaGCAGGGttattttttcaccctcatgtcattaaaacatgcatgactttctttcttcagcagaacaaaaaattatatatttttagaagAACTATGCTGAACAATGGCCCacttgacttccattgcatggacacaaaactgagacattttcataaaacatttggtTCTACAGAAGAGTTCTACAGGGGTGTGGAATGAAATGAGTGTGACTAATGGTTATTTATTTTGGGTAATAGGCTATATTCCTTCAAGGTTTAGCGATTAACATCACATAATCTATAACTATGTAAATAAAAGAAGACTTGACTACCCTCTGTCGTCCAAATAGCAGAATGCCCTGAGACCCGGAAATACGTGAGACTTGTCAGACAAACATGTTGTTTAAAGTGTTCTGGAGTTTCACACACGTTGTACTCATAACAATGACAGTCCTTCAGGAGATCACAGGATGGCTCTCATATATAATGTTTTACGTGCTCTGTGTTGCTTTAATCGCTTTTGTTGCGTATTGTCTGTATGTTAGATATATACATCAGAAATACGATCATATACCTGGACCTCCAAGGGACAAGTAAGAAACCTCATGAAttcccttacgaaaattaaccatgttgtTTGTGGTAAAAGTGTAGTTTGtggtaaccatgttttttactacagtaaccatgcTTTTTGGtgttaactgtagtaaaaccatgttttttttgttttgttttaaaccatggttcattttcgtAAGGGTATTGTAACGGGGATATACgagtatataaaaacacagcaaTACAAATATGGCGATAATacgtatataaaatataagctAAGATAGACTAACATGAGAAATGCATTTCTTCTAGTTTTTTACTGGGACATATACCGACTTTTATAAGAGGAACGACATCGGAAAACGTCATACACGAATTATTTCTGAAATGGTAAGAGTTGAAAACTTCTCGTTGTCTTTGCGCCTGCATTATTTGTGGGACTTTGTTAATTGAAAGAAAATGCACCTTATGCGTAACTATTTTACGTGTTTGGCATGTGTTCTCTTTCTAAATTTATTGGCAAATCgaaaaatgctttcaatgaaGCATAAAAGTAATATTTACTTTCAGTTAATATGTATGACTAACATACAGTGACCCCAACATGAAGAATAACATAGcctactgttttatttattattgtaaatagtaGTATGGAGTATTATAGTAAATGGCATATTATAGAatagtgtgtgtagtgttggATATAGATAAAACATGTGGTATAGGATTTAGGCTACACCagtaaggtttaaaaacacttgggattttgtttaatataaaacaagacTACTGTAATTATTTGAATGTGTACATGCATTATTTTGGATAAATCAGGGgttgatttaaaatattctaCTGTCCTTTTATTATATGTTGCAAAtcattttggttattttttggtCATAGTACTGCTGGATGACCTTTTGTCATGGTGGACCTTGCAGTCAGGTTCAAAGGAATAGTTTGGCCCAGAATTAATTTTAATGTCTCTTTCAATCCTAGGTGTTTAATTTGTCAGCCGGACAGATTTTAGTAATTTTATGTCCTGTCTCTGCCAAGCCTAGAAAGGGTATTGGATAgtgcacaatattttttatttttagtaaataaTTGATCAAAATTATTCTTTCTTTGAATTGCTTGGTTTCTTGAATGCATgatgtttgtcattttgttcTACTGTGTGCGGTTAAAGTATATGTAGTGGTGTGTAAGTTGTTTATAGTTCTCTCACCTCTCTCGCACATATACACACgcaaaggtccagtgtgtgaaattgtgcggcatctagaggtgaggttgtgaactgcaaccaatggctcactgcacccctccctttcgaagcattaTGGCGGTTGAGAagggactaagatgtcgtcagaTTTTcgctattttgttatttatcaaTGAAATAACAAACCTACGAAGCGTTTTGTTTAGAGCAGtctgtccgtttagggctactgtagaaacaacatggcgaattccatttAAGGGGTCCTGCGGTGTAtgtaaatagctcattctaaggtaatcaaaacaacgcttcattatgtaaggtctttacacctttgaacacatagttatataatattgcatttctgtcaatagatcctcaaaaaaatgacattacaaattacaaaatacagtaaatatcaGTTGATAGGTAGTTAGACCGATACAAATGTTTATAAGTGGTCAAGGTAAGAACTGATAGGTCGTCTaaacaatatgtttgtgttcatgttttgaAGGGCAGAAAAATATGGTCCTGTCTACAGAATTAACAGCTTGCATTTAGTTGTGGTCGTGATCTATTGCCCGGAGACTACAAAGGTGAATATTTTAACCTCATTTACACACATAATAAGTCAAATAACTAATCAAATCTCTTTCTGCTTATATAAGACAGTATTGATGTCACCGAAGTACCCCAAAGATCCCACTGTCTACAAGCAACTCTTTTACTTGTTTGGAAAACGGTGAGAATTTCACTGTACCTTCATCCAAACTATAATGAATTGCTGTCATCGCTTTTTACCCATTTCAATGTTTTACTCTTTTCAGTCCTATTTCTAATGATGACCCTATTATATTATAGCTGACAGAATGTTCAATTGAATTTGGATGGTTCTCTGTTTGTGAAATATCAAATTGTGATATGAAGCAAACAGTAGCTTGATGATGTGCTATTCACGGGTTCCTACACAATCGTCAGAGCAGTGTCGCTATTTTTAGGATGAAAGGAAACACTTTTCTTGTGTTTGAAGAACCagatttgttgtgtgtttgaattCAATTCAGCCTaaataaagctaaataaattTCAGAAACATGTTAAAAGTGTATTTCCTTTCAGAGCATTTCTTTACGATAATTCAccctgaaaaaaaatgttgatcatcatttactcaccctcacttTGTTCCAAGCcagtatacatttcattgttctgctgtacacaaagaaaatatttgcataatattTGTAACTAAACAGATTAAAGTagattttttcctactattgtagtcaatagCGCCCCAGACCAGTTTTCACATTCtttaaagtatcttcttttgtgttatacatatcagtgacatttatacaggttcgTTTACATTTTCAGCTTACAGTCATTTAACTTGTGGTTGAATTGAATGTAAAAGcatctaaaaaatattaaaaagtatgaTGAAATGACTTGCAAATCATATGTTTAAAGTGGatacattttgaatgtgaatgtaCTAAGGGAGTTGGTTTTCCAGTAATGAAATAAGGCACATCATTCCAATCTTCTCAGGTTCCTGGGAAATGGACTTGTGACGGCTATAGATCATGATGTCTGGTACAGGCAACGGCGCATTATGGATCCAGCCTTTAGCAGCTCGTGAGTCAAATACACAACATGTATGGAATAGGACACTGAAAACCTGAAAGTTGATGATATTTTATTCAACAGATACCTGCGAGGCCTTATGGGCACGTTTAATGAGATGTCAGAACGCCTCATGGACAAACTGGAGGAAACGGCAGACACGAAAACACCTGTCATCATGCACGATTTGGTCAACTGTGTCACACTCGACGTCATTGCCAAGGTTTCAAACTCATTTCCTTTAACTCCTGTTTGATTTTAATCAGATCATCAAGAATctactgaaaagaaaaaaaacgaattttCTCTGTAATTCCCTTTCATTGTATTCCAGAAAAAAAAAGTCAGATCATCTATTGCTGGGTTTATTATTTAAGTGTGTTTTATCCACAGGTGGCTTTTGGTGTTGATTTAAACTTGTTAAAGAATACTGATTCCCCCTTCCAGACTGCTATAGAGCTGTGTTTAAAAGGCATGGTATATTATCTCAGAGACCCTTTTTTCAAggttggatttttttattcccAAGACACATACTGTTCGTCATCTATCGTTACAATTATTACAGTATTTAACCTTTGTGAAACTTCAGCTTAACCCCAAGAACTGGAAGAtggtaaaacaaataaaagatgcAGCTGAACTCTTGCGTGCAACAGGAGAAAAATGGATACAAAACAGGAAGACAGCAGTGGAAAATGGTGAAGACGTCCCCAAAGACATCCTCACTCAAATTCTCAAGACAGCAGGTATTTTTTGGGTCTTTTTGACTAAGACATACAACTCCTTAAAGTCCATATTACATAGACATCTAccgtttttatttttgcttcagAGGAGGAACAAGCAAACAACTCTGAAGATCATGAGCTGATGCTGGACAATTTTGTCACTTTCTTCATTGCGGGTGAGTTACCATGTTATGTGTTCATGAACTTCAGCAGTTACAATCAACTTTCTCTGTAGGGCAAGAGACAACAGCCAATCAGCTCTCGTTTGCAATCATGGAATTAGGCCGACACCCTGAGATATATAAAcggtaaaacacaaaattatttgtAGTACTGTTATTCCATCATTCTTTTATTGCTGTGTTATATCggttgcatttattttattttccagagCTAAAGCAGAGGTGGATGAAGTGCTCGGGACTAAACATGATATTTTATATGAAGACCTTGGAAAACTCAGTTACCTGTCCCAGGTCGGTCTATTGACACCTACAGTACTTTAGTAAACACTTGATGATCTGTCATGATTTGCAGGgaaagaacccagatgcaggtaGCAGTATGGGTTAACAAGCaagacttttaataaaatacaaacaaaaacacacaatgggGAAAACGAACTaagacaaaatgcaaaaacaaagacttcccacAAGGGCGCAAAAACAATAGAGACAGTAAGTAACTAAACTCACACAAATTACAAAGGACTAGGGAAACAAGGCATCAAAAAGGTACAATCCAGCCATAACAAGGTACTTTTTGAAACTAGACAAGGAATCAGGAACACGGCTGGAAAGACAATGTTAGGCAAAACGAatgagcacaggacaatagacacgaGGACGTTTTATGGGAGATAAAAaaaggataattaacagggGACAGGTGTcgggatgaaacactgatggagAGCTAAACGAGGAACGAGAGGGCGGAAACAGAGACACGACCGGAGAGAGCATATGGAATGCCAATTGGGACAAAAATGCCTATCTCCACATAAAACTGGGAATCCTGCCATGATTCTCCCACAAGACCAAGAAGGACATGACATGAAGAGGCAAAATCATGACATGATCAGTCAAGAACACTGTTGATTGCTCATGTGGTTAATGACTCCTTGCAGGTGTTAAAGGAAACGCTGCGTCTCTACCCCCCTGCTCCAGCAACATCTCGCTGGCTTTCTGATGACATGTTTATAAATGGACTGAAAGTGCCAGGAGGATGTGTTGCTGTTGTAAGTATTCCATGGTATTCTTTACACTTGCATTTTATGGTATTGAGTGCTTTAAATAACTTGGCAATTGCATTTTGGAGTAAATGCGACTTTATTCTTTAACAGTTTAGTTCTTATGTCTGCGGACGACTGGAAAACTTTTTCAAAGATTCGCTGAAGTTTGATCCAGAGAGATTTGATGTGAATGCCCCAAAGTAAGTCATCATCATCACTTGGAGCACTGTTCCTATAAATAgtctgtttattattatatttatttgtttaatataatttcatttatttcattttaaagaactTCCTTCAACAGCAttcatatgttttgttataGATTACAAACTCTTAACAGCTAAAATATGCTTCTTgatgaaacataaatgtttatctCAATTTTTATAAGGCCTTATTACTGCTACTACCCATTTGCACTTGGACCGCGTTCTTGTCTTGGGCAGGGCTTCTCACAGgtgataaaacacaaaagctCACAATTGAACTTTGTACTCAATTACATAATTTGCAGCATTCAGATCTGTATAATAgtgatttgttgtgttttagatGGAGGCGAAAGTTGTGCTAGCCAAACTGCTTCAGAGGTTTGAGTTCAGTCTGGTTCCTGGACAGTCTTTTGACATTAAAGACACAGGAACTCTGCGTCCCAAAAGTGGAGTTATCTGTACCATTAAACATAGCACATAGATTATATTCTGGGCCTATGGTGATCAATTATTTTCCAAAGGGGGCCACAGGATAAAACAGggattttttaaagaatctaattctgttaaaaaaattagtttTCATGGACTTAATTACAGTGTAGCTTTAAGTATAACTACCACATGTTTCTCTTAAAGACATTGTCCATTGTATAACCATAAAACCATAGTAACAACAAATTTACCAATATTTTACTATCTAAACCTTAGTTTGAACATGATATTAAATGAGGTCATACACATACTAATCGATCAAACAGAATTACTACATTATAAAACCGACTGACAATAACTACTATATTTCAGATGCAgttgcttttttattaaaacacttatatttaaaaatgtgaaaccaGATGTGTAATTTATAGAACAGATGTCATAGTAAGAAACAACTTTGATTTTATATACATTACTTGTGCAATCTGgttgatttttatattgtataaaataaaatccaaaatGTTCGTACTTTTTGTCCACCTCTATCCGAGGCCCAGGACTTACTGTGTATTTAACAATCTAACAATCAGTAAAAACGATTAACCTGCATAAAGTTTTAACAACTCCACATgccattttttatgttaatatacagaagttaaataatacaatagttTTTCTTCATGATTATATTGCATgtacattaaatgtattcatttacatttagcgaTTTAGCAGATAGATTTTAATGCGGGAGCATATAATATGTCTAAGTGGTTTTGACAATGATGATTCTTTTCATTTGATAGAATAAATGCTGTAgtacaataaaaagaaacaaaataactttgtttaaaattaaatcGCCAATtgaatgtcaaaataaatgCTCATAATCAAATCCATGTTTACTGAGAAATCGAAAACCTTTCGCGTAGGCCCCAGCGAGGATCGAACTCGCGACCCCTGGTTTACAAGACCagtgctctaaccactgagctatgGAGCCGACTGAATTTAGATAGTCAAAGTATGGTATTTAACTATACAAGtttcatttgtgtgtattttgtatgatttattaCGTCTTTACGTT is part of the Triplophysa dalaica isolate WHDGS20190420 chromosome 13, ASM1584641v1, whole genome shotgun sequence genome and harbors:
- the LOC130434833 gene encoding LOW QUALITY PROTEIN: cholesterol 24-hydroxylase (The sequence of the model RefSeq protein was modified relative to this genomic sequence to represent the inferred CDS: inserted 1 base in 1 codon); its protein translation is MLFKVFWSFTHVVLITMTVLQEITGWLSYIMFYVLCVALIAFVAYCLYVRYIHQKYDHIPGPPRDNFLLGHIPTFIRGTTSENVIHELFLKWAEKYGPVYRINSLHLVVVVIYCPETTKTVLMSPKYPKDPTVYDQLFYLFGKRFLGNGLVTCVDHDVWYRQRRIMDPAFSSSYLRGLMGTFNEMSERLMDKLQETADTKTPVIMHDLVNCVTLDVIAMVAFGVDLNLLKNTDSPFQTAIELCLKGMVYYLRDPFFKLNPKNWKTVQQIKDAAELLRATGEKWIQNRKTAVENGEDXPKDILTQILKTAEEEKANNSEDHELMLDNFVTFFIAGQETTANQLSFAIMELGRHPEIYKRAKAEVDEVLGTKREIVYEDLGKFSYLSQVLKETLRLYPTAPGTSRWLPDDIIINGLKVPGGCAALFSSYVSGRLEKFFKDPLKFDPERFDVNAPKPYYCYYPFALGPRSCLGQGLAQMEAKVVLAKLLQRFEFSLVPGQSFDIKDTGTLRPQSGVICTIKHCRQDVF
- the LOC130434024 gene encoding cholesterol 24-hydroxylase-like, with product MLFKVFWSFTHVVLITMTVLQEITGWLSYIMFYVLCVALIAFVAYCLYVRYIHQKYDHIPGPPRDNFLLGHIPTFIRGTTSENVIHELFLKWAEKYGPVYRINSLHLVVVVIYCPETTKTVLMSPKYPKDPTVYKQLFYLFGKRFLGNGLVTAIDHDVWYRQRRIMDPAFSSSYLRGLMGTFNEMSERLMDKLEETADTKTPVIMHDLVNCVTLDVIAKVAFGVDLNLLKNTDSPFQTAIELCLKGMVYYLRDPFFKLNPKNWKMVKQIKDAAELLRATGEKWIQNRKTAVENGEDVPKDILTQILKTAEEEQANNSEDHELMLDNFVTFFIAGQETTANQLSFAIMELGRHPEIYKRAKAEVDEVLGTKHDILYEDLGKLSYLSQVLKETLRLYPPAPATSRWLSDDMFINGLKVPGGCVAVFSSYVCGRLENFFKDSLKFDPERFDVNAPKPYYCYYPFALGPRSCLGQGFSQMEAKVVLAKLLQRFEFSLVPGQSFDIKDTGTLRPKSGVICTIKHST